One Primulina tabacum isolate GXHZ01 chromosome 10, ASM2559414v2, whole genome shotgun sequence DNA segment encodes these proteins:
- the LOC142505831 gene encoding uncharacterized protein LOC142505831 — translation MKKKAPVFKAIDDMESLIHSHAEFFDHLIELIPAKFYQAKDEDSKPWYQGLSKAAKASLKQQSKQNMKLARRQRFDQESKASSSAPNQDSLVNVEEDLDAGQQNQSVTYEELRQKLRRKIEVMRGNRGAASDDKKIDNRNVKNDGKKRKRGDESAGGVVGKVVESEDGEEIIEYGKVRLGDDEELKNRRKKKKGKLSKVKELERAQRLHEVKREKSGVADRESWMAATSRAMGVKVHDNSRLIKESIKREKRKKEKSSEKWKERLEAQDKVKEHRQQKRKDNIEGRIKEKKTRKIAKREKKLMRPGFEGRKGSYITQE, via the coding sequence ATGAAGAAAAAGGCACCCGTTTTCAAGGCCATAGATGATATGGAGTCTCTTATACATTCACACGCAGAGTTCTTCGATCACCTTATAGAACTGATTCCTGCAAAATTCTACCAGGCAAAGGATGAAGACTCGAAGCCATGGTACCAGGGCCTTTCTAAAGCAGCCAAGGCGTCGTTGAAGCAGCAATCCAAACAGAATATGAAGCTCGCCCGGCGCCAGCGCTTCGACCAAGAAAGTAAAGCTTCGTCTTCTGCCCCAAATCAGGATAGTTTGGTGAATGTAGAAGAGGATTTGGATGCAGGCCAGCAGAATCAATCAGTTACATACGAGGAACTGCGGCAGAAGTTACGAAGAAAGATTGAAGTGATGCGAGGTAACCGTGGGGCCGCGAGTGATGATAAGAAAATTGATAATAGGAATGTGAAGAATGATGGGAAGAAGCGGAAGAGGGGAGACGAGTCTGCCGGAGGAGTTGTTGGGAAGGTGGTGGAATCGGAAGATGGGGAAGAAATTATTGAATATGGTAAAGTGAGATTGGGGGATGACGAGGAGTTGAAAAATAGGAGGAAAAAGAAGAAAGGTAAGCTTTCGAAGGTGAAGGAATTGGAGAGAGCACAGAGATTGCACGAGGTGAAGAGGGAAAAATCGGGAGTTGCCGATCGGGAATCTTGGATGGCCGCCACAAGCAGGGCAATGGGGGTAAAGGTGCACGATAATTCGAGGCTGATCAAGGAGAGTATCAAAAGGGAGAAGAGGAAGAAGGAGAAAAGCTCCGAGAAGTGGAAGGAGAGGTTGGAGGCACAGGATAAGGTGAAGGAGCACAGGCAGCAGAAGAGGAAGGATAATATCGAGGGGAGGATCAAGGAAAAGAAGACGCGGAAGATTGCCAAGCGTGAGAAGAAGCTGATGAGGCCCGGTTTCGAAGGCCGGAAAGGTAGCTATATTACTCAGGAGTGA